A region of the Denitrificimonas caeni genome:
TTTTTATTGTAGCCACTGTTGCTGGGTTAGTGCGCTGGTTTGGTGGTGATCCTGATGTTTGGGCAGCTATGGTGGAAAGCTTATTTAGCATGGCAAAGCTTTCTGTCGATGTCATGCTTTTACTGTTTGGCACCCTGACGCTATGGTTAGGCTTTCTCAAAATTGCTGAAAAAGCGGGCTTAGTTGATCTGTTGGCTCGACTGCTTGGCCCACTCTTCGCCAAGTTAATGCCGGAAGTGCCACGCGGTCATCCAGCGCTGGGCTTAATTACGCTTAACTTTGCCGCCAATGGTTTAGGCCTAGATAATGCCGCTACACCCATTGGCCTGAAAGCTATGCGTTCGTTGCAGGAGTTGAATCCATCTACGACCACTGCCAGTAATGCACAGATACTTTTCTTGGTTTTAAATGCCTCTTCACTAACGTTGCTGCCAGTTACTATTTTTATGTACCGAGCGCAACAAGGGGCTGCGGATCCTACGTTGGTCTTTCTTCCTATTTTGTTGGCCACCAGCGCATCGAGCTTAGTTGGGCTGCTATCAGTGGCCTTTATGCAACGCTTGCGAATTTGGCACCCTGTTGTTTTAGCGTACTTAATACCTTGTGCTTTATTACTTGGCGCGTTTATGGCGCTATTGGGTAGTTTGAGCGCAGTTACATTGGCGAGTTTATCGTCGCTGCTAGGTAACCTAACCCTATTCGGCATCATTATGAGTTTTCTTGTATTGGGGATGATTCGTAAAGTACCTGTGTATGAAACCTTTGTAGAGGGGGCAAAAGAAGGTTTTCAGGTGGCTAAAGATCTGTTGCCTTACTTAATTGCAATGCTGTGTGCGGTTGGAGTTTTACGTGCTTCAGGTGCATTAGAGTTCGGGCTTGATGGTATTCGTTGGCTAGTAGAGCTACTGCATTGGGATTCGCGCTTTGTCGATGCGCTGCCTACCGCAATGGTCAAGCCATTTTCTGGCAGCGCTGCTCGCGCTATGTTGATTGAAACTATGCAAACCCAAGGTGTAGATAGTTTCCCTGCATTGGTGGCTGCGACTATTCAAGGAAGTACCGAAACCACATTTTATGTATTGGCGGTATATTTTGGTGCTGTAGGTATTCAGCGTGCACGCCACGCAGTTGGTTGTGCGCTATTAGCCGAGCTCGCTGGAGTCGTTGCAGCTATTGCTGTGTGTTACTGGTTTTTTGGTTAGTACGGAGGTTATGTGTCGTTAAAGAAGATCGCAAGTGTTGCATTACTTATAGCTTGTAGTGCATGTGCAGCTCCTTTACCAGAGCACAATCCAGCTATGGCTTGGATAGATGTGTTGACGCAACCAGGTCAACAGTTATCAGCACAACGCATGGATGGCCATAAAGTAGATGATGCACGCTACTTTCAAGTCAGTCCAGGCCCGCATAAATTGCAGGTGCGCTTAAGTTATGATCGAGGAGGCAGTCGTGGTGATAATCAGCGTAACTGTTTAGTTGAAATTCGTTACGCTGATTTTAGCGCGGGCCAGAAGTATAGTATTCGCGCACTGGCTAAAGGGTGGACGGTTAGAGCCTGGCTGTATAACAGTGATGGGCAGCGTGTGATTGAGAGTCAGCCGGTTCGCTGCGGTGCGCAATATTGAGTTTATTAATAAAGTTTCACTTATTTCCATAAAAGGCCTTTACAGCCTTTTAAAAGCATGTAGAATGCGCACCTCGTTAGGCAAACACAGCAACAGCTGCTTAACGTAAGAGTTTGATTCTTAAGGAAATATCTTAAAAATTAAGCTTGACAGGCTGAGGTTCTAATGTAGAATACGCAGCCTGCCAACGAGTCGCTCAAGCGACTCAGAGGCAACAAGGCATTAGACGGAAGTATTTAAAACTTCCAGAAAATAAACCTTGACAGATTATTCAGGTAGCGTAATATACGCCACCTCGCTGAGACACTAAGCGAAACGTTCTTTAACAATTTGAATCAAGCAATTCGTGTGGGTGCTTGTGTTAGATGATTGGTAGTCAGCAAGATTATCAGCAGCACAAGTTATTCAACGAATGTAAATTTGTAGAATTATTTTTGTCTTTTTTAGTTCGCTAATAAAAGATATTTGCGATTGCTGAGCCAAGTTTAGGGTTTTCTCAAAACCCGATCAGTATATAACTGAAGAGTTTGATCATGGCTCAGATTGAACGCTGGCGGCAGGCTTAACACATGCAAGTCGAGCGGTAACAGAGAGAAGCTTGCTTCTCTGCTGACGAGCGGCGGACGGGTGAGTAATGCCTAGGAATCTGCCTTGTAGTGGGGGATAACTTGCCGAAAGGTAAGCTAATACCGCATACGCCCTAAGGGGGAAAGCAGGGGACTCTTCGGAGCCTTGCGCTATTAGATGAGCCTAGGTCGGATTAGTTAGTTGGTGGGGTAATGGCTCACCAAGACCGCGATCCGTAACTGGTCTGAGAGGATGATCAGTCACACTGGAACTGAGACACGGTCCAGACTCCTACGGGAGGCAGCAGTGGGGAATATTGGACAATGGGGGGAACCCTGATCCAGCCATGCCGCGTGTGTGAAGAAGGCCTTCGGGTTGTAAAGCACTTTAATTTGGGAGGAAGGGCTTACGGTTAATAACCGCTAAGTTTTGACGTTACCAAAAGAATAAGCACCGGCTAACTTCGTGCCAGCAGCCGCGGTAATACGAAGGGTGCGAGCGTTAATCGGAATTACTGGGCGTAAAGCGCGCGTAGGTGGTTCATTAAGTTAGGAGTGAAAGCCCCGGGCTCAACCTGGGAATTGCTTCTAAAACTGGTGAGCTAGAGTACGGTAGAGGGTGGTGGAATTTCCTGTGTAGCGGTGAAATGCGTAGATATAGGAAGGAACATCAGTGGCGAAGGCGACCACCTGGACTGATACTGACACTGAGGTGCGAAAGCGTGGGGAGCAAACAGGATTAGATACCCTGGTAGTCCACGCCGTAAACGATGTCAACTAGTTGTTGGGTTCCTTGAGGACTTAGTAACGCAGCTAACGCATTAAGTTGACCGCCTGGGGAGTACGGCCGCAAGGTTAAAACTCAAATGAATTGACGGGGGCCCGCACAAGCGGTGGAGCATGTGGTTTAATTCGAAGCAACGCGAAGAACCTTACCTGGCCTTGACATGCTGAGAACTTTCTAGAGATAGATTGGTGCCTTCGGGAACTCAGACACAGGTGCTGCATGGCTGTCGTCAGCTCGTGTCGTGAGATGTTGGGTTAAGTCCCGTAACGAGCGCAACCCTTGTCCTTACTTACCAGCACGTAATGGTGGGCACTTTAAGGAGACTGCCGGTGACAAACCGGAGGAAGGTGGGGATGACGTCAAGTCATCATGGCCCTTACGGCCAGGGCTACACACGTGCTACAATGGTTGGTACAACGGGCTGCCAAGTCGCGAGACGGAGCTAATCCCATAAAACCAATCGTAGTCCGGATCGCAGTCTGCAACTCGACTGCGTGAAGTCGGAATCGCTAGTAATCGTGGATCAGAATGCCGCGGTGAATACGTTCCCGGGCCTTGTACACACCGC
Encoded here:
- a CDS encoding nucleoside recognition domain-containing protein, whose protein sequence is MLNGLWLSFFIVATVAGLVRWFGGDPDVWAAMVESLFSMAKLSVDVMLLLFGTLTLWLGFLKIAEKAGLVDLLARLLGPLFAKLMPEVPRGHPALGLITLNFAANGLGLDNAATPIGLKAMRSLQELNPSTTTASNAQILFLVLNASSLTLLPVTIFMYRAQQGAADPTLVFLPILLATSASSLVGLLSVAFMQRLRIWHPVVLAYLIPCALLLGAFMALLGSLSAVTLASLSSLLGNLTLFGIIMSFLVLGMIRKVPVYETFVEGAKEGFQVAKDLLPYLIAMLCAVGVLRASGALEFGLDGIRWLVELLHWDSRFVDALPTAMVKPFSGSAARAMLIETMQTQGVDSFPALVAATIQGSTETTFYVLAVYFGAVGIQRARHAVGCALLAELAGVVAAIAVCYWFFG